From a single Larimichthys crocea isolate SSNF chromosome XIII, L_crocea_2.0, whole genome shotgun sequence genomic region:
- the cica gene encoding protein capicua homolog isoform X2 → MKPIKKQGRRSPPSTRAKGGKRRGVGDAPEGGEKRDSDENRDRSRSPQNRTPSSCFSSNSHSESSQVDPIRARDASEAEGLHREGLSETTVSLTVDSGKLLTSSDDRSGRSAVSGSSDSGGSSCSNSSTPSANNSPNPASSRKTATFKARVPKKKYTSEHCSSTTGNHSNPSSSTPPPLPLSGGVINHGSTGSGSDICVSHPDGNSQSRSLMDDFHSRTTGREGPQDGSPGPPTLSLGGERERPGRGEGVREAERVSPSPLPRCSSTDTASEHSADLEVVGDTQAHMQMSSHAPPSLPDTLSDALAKGLKNQRVLARQLRRRSDQDGASERRDEVACSDLVFRAGVVRKVSGEFGSLEVQLNGEKTLWRYPYRHDSPPGVVDIILDAPPPGVHPIPIGTRVCVPFGNEEGSEGQWQWYREGVVTQVDTHPAVANRYRVLLSEERSHSVEAEEDGRAGATQAVWVSRQTLRLLVPPWDLDLPSGGGRDGDEGLRDKEREREDREEMDMEQEVCRSSHGMVPGVGSGRGIPYPGMVPVSSTSVHNITSPITPASVLSLAPGREWEIEKDLERERDLQRKQDRERERERERENSVKQQQQHQQQQLHPYMPLTPEEDMEVSHFNMVPMGAIIPGAKSMAVPQHRHIVSKPPPGYLNPHLSVVRGIGIPPAHLALNPHPPPSPVLLGLDPAAAAVITTPQLPPLPPISSSTASSSRVDKTSGGGSSGGGAGGGSGSGSTSSSSSRSRTPLTAAQQKYKKGDVVCTPTGIRKKFNGKQWRRLCSREGCSKESQRRGYCSRHLSMRTKEMEANGGSRERGGASSTGTLTPSDLRLSTGRASSDFDWDETSRESSEASSRGGDSRPRLVLPSLHPQDLSRFDFDECEAATMLVSLGGSRSGTPSYSPISNQSPFSPTPSPSPSPLFGFRPANFSPITAPASLTPRRHRQLSGTKMGTPGAERERHLSGIVPTFQTNLTFTVPMSPSKRKLDTHPPPPLPAVQDYQTKPEQQQLVGLGGGMVGDSILGHNPAAFRVLSPQSQPTTPSSLSFPRPRSATSRPPSSAASTPPPMLVSPTPPSPLPQEPSPRRNVPLRDSPVIVRNPDVPLAKFTEGPLGRRERSRSREHSQPQHSAPPGLQVPIPINGATTNGAVLLRNPTSTLVLVTSSSSLTPASVGHAALSSSSAPGSMPTSSGSVLSSSGSGGRERERKPEGHQDASGGALPQPVACHPTPTALLPLILPAESPHPAPRKQIIMGRPGTVWTNVEPRSVPVFPWHSLVPFLEPSQSGAAAQPADGQQLVNQSKEPRFGVAPVSDGRSGPPDLERGSPSCPPPTNDNPPADRGGADSETESDIDDPFSPGVANDPAPSTGPMKRRTQSLSALPKDGDRKREKDHIRRPMNAFMIFSKRHRALVHQRHPNQDNRTVSKILGEWWYALGPNEKQQYHDLAFQVKEAHFKAHPDWKWCNKDRRKSLSEGRGTPKEPRERSMSESIEPHPESQVLEGKGGGSGWPGGSERQGGLFVGQHPRPRAFSQSAVHTLEQRERERDLEKEDGASLFRHRPLPQSLYEGGASEDVTSDEERMVICEEEGDDDVMEDSCPEGSIDLKCKERVTDSDEDEPDGQHGFQPVARSSSSPSIPHSDSTSAKGNGGGGGGGGGGEEGSERKRKRATDGGEEGSEGGSKREEAEAGGGEGGGGGGQGVSSLSITTSGTQAPLIVPQQGLTQVLGAVRMAPTMVTNVVRPIASTPIPIASKPVEGAVTLSSLPQDKKATLLIGGGGPQQLPISAGVQTQSPVLQSKMLVPMATVRTGSTPPHPSISLVAPPLPVQNGPATANKIIQIAPMPVVQTNVHPNGAAAVHPGSPFPVSVATVMQAPGAAPPQTVLLTSPPTRITYVQSGPGVTTATPQQAAPAPGPAYLPSSLATLGFTAIAPAGQTLVQPIVGQPPLLAPAPPLSCQSQTPPGQASEAAGRQVLTAIYPAPTVALATGVVSVTTVPPAVAAPAQDIMNPSSPMATGVQGSAAATPEPNVAVEVEPKVEVKRESQLDSHAEEGGYGLSSYTPASSLATCMINAMAVKKEEDVGLHIKEENLRDGHDRERERGMSSEKKADREDHSMGDSSKEAGPRSPPPPPSGLDPPPPPPAERDPPTSSKKTKFRPPPLKKTPDTLDKVLSETYFEERFAELPEFNPEEVLPSPTLQSLATSPRAILGSYRRKRRNSTELELTAEDPSSPRRKTRRLSSCSSEPNTPKSAAKCEGDIFTFERAGTEGEDLLGDLDRVPYSSLRRTLDQRRALVMQLFQDHGFFPSAQATAAFQARYSDTFPTKVCLQLKIREVRQKIMQTATPGALELGGSVEGSGAPSHSSSFNQSAREDGGAEQQQQPGDKGRRSPEEPKSEGS, encoded by the exons ATGAAGCCGATAAAGAAGCAGGGGCGgcgctctcctccctccacccgGGCCAAAGGGGGGAAGCGACGCGGAGTGGGGGATGCCCCTGAAGGAGGGGAGAAGAGAGACTCAGAcgagaacagagacagaagcagatCCCCGCAAAACCGAACaccctcttcttgtttttcatcaAATTCACACTCAGAGTCCTCCCAGGTGGACCCGATCAGAGCACGGGATGCTTCAGAGGCGGAGGGTCTCCACAGAGAAGGGCTGTCGGAGACGACGGTGTCACTCACAGTGGATTCTGGGAAGTTGTTGACATCCTCGGACGACAGATCGGGGAGGTCCGCCGTGAGCGGCAGCAGCGACAGCGGCGGCAGCAGTTGCAGTAACAGCAGTACGCCGAGCGCCAACAACAGCCCGAACCCCGCCTCCAGCCGGAAAACAGCCACCTTCAAGGCGCGCGTCCCCAAAAAGAAGTACACCTCCGAACACTGCTCGTCTACTACTGGTAACCATAGCAACCCTTCCTCCAGCAcgccccctcctcttcctctcagcGGTGGGGTCATTAACCACGGGTCAACGGGTTCAGGAAGTGACATCTGCGTCTCGCACCCTGATGGCAACAGTCAGAGTCGGAGCCTGATGGACGACTTCCACAGCAGGACCACCGGCAGGGAGGGGCCTCAGGATGGCTCCCCAGGACCCCCTACCCTGTCGctgggaggggagagggaaaggCCTGGAAGAGGTGAAGgtgtgagagaggcagagcgagTGTCGCCAAGCCCCCTACCCCGCTGCTCCTCAACGGACACCGCGAGCGAGCACTCAGCCGACCTGGAGGTTGTCGGTGACACACAAGCCCATATGCAGATGTCTTCACATGCACCACCCAGCCTCCCCGACACACTGTCCGACGCCTTAGCCAAAGGCCTGAAGAATCAGCGTGTTCTCGCCCGCCAGCTCAGGAGAaggagtgaccaagatggagCGAGCGAAAGGAGGGACGAAGTGGCGTGTTCAGACTTGGTGTTCCGGGCTGGGGTGGTCCGTAAGGTCAGCGGTGAGTTTGGAAGCCTGGAGGTGCAACTAAACGGCGAGAAGACGCTGTGGCGTTATCCATATCGACATGACAGCCCCCCAGGGGTGGTGGACATTATACTAGATGCCCCGCCGCCTGGTGTTCATCCAATACCTATTGGCACCCGTGTCTGTGTACCATTTGGCAATGAGGAGGGCAGCGAGGGCCAGTGGCAGTGGTACAGGGAAGGTGTGGTGACCCAGGTGGATACGCACCCTGCAGTGGCCAACCGCTACCGCGTCCTGCTGTCTGAGGAAAGATCTCACTCTGTGGAAGCAGAAGAGGATGGCAGAGCTGGTGCTACCCAGGCGGTGTGGGTCTCCCGACAAACACTCCGACTTCTGGTGCCACCCTGGGACCTGGATCTGCCGTCCGGAGGAGGCCGAGATGGAGACGAAGGGCTCAGAGATAAAGAAAGGGAGCgggaggacagggaggagaTGGACATGGAGCAGGAGGTCTGTCGTTCGAGCCATGGGATGGTACCCGGAGTGGGGTCAGGAAGAGGAATACCTTACCCAGGCATGGTCCCGGTTTCCTCCACATCTGTCCACAACATCACCTCCCCGATAACCCCAGCATCAGTCCTCAGCCTCGCTCCTGGCAGAGAGTGGGAAATTGAGAAAGActtggagagggagagggaccTCCAGAGAAAACAggatagagagagggaaagagagcgagaaagGGAGAACAgtgtaaagcagcagcagcagcatcaacagcagcaactCCACCCGTACATGCCACTCACCCCCGAAGAAGACATGGAGGTGTCCCATTTTAACATGGTCCCAATGGGGGCGATCATACCCGGGGCCAAATCTATGGCAGTTCCCCAACACCGCCACATTGTCTCTAAGCCCCCACCTGGCTACCTCAATCCCCACCTGTCTGTGGTGCGGGGCATCGGGATCCCCCCTGCACACCTGGCCTTGAACCCCCACCCACCTCCATCACCTGTCCTGTTAGGCCTCGATCCAGCAGCTGCTGCGGTCATCACCACCCCCCAGCTCCCTCCACTCCCCCCGATCTCCTCTTCTACTGCATCCTCCTCCAGAGTGGACAAAACTTCAGGAGGAGGCTCCTCcggcgggggagcaggtggtggatcaggatcaggatccacttcctcctcctcctcacgtTCCCGCACCCCGCTCACAGCTGCCCAGCAAAAGTACAAGAAGGGAGATGTGGTGTGCACACCGACAGGCATCCGTAAGAAGTTCAATGGGAAGCAGTGGAGGAGGCTGTGCTCCAGAGAGGGCTGCTCTAAGGAGTCCCAGCGCCGAGGATACTGCTCCAGACACCTCTCGATGAGGACCAAGGAGATGGAAGCCAACGGAGGCAGCCGGGAACGGGGTGGAGCCAGCAGCACAGGGACCCTGACGCCGTCTGACCTCCGTCTGAGCACGGGCAGAGCCAGCTCAGACTTTGACTGGGACGAGACGTCACGGGAAAGCAGCGAGGCCAGCAGCCGCGGAGGAGACTCCCGTCCCCGCTTGgtccttccctctctccaccctcaGGATCTCTCCCGTTTTGACTTCGATGAGTGTGAGGCAGCGACCATGCTGGTCTCCCTGGGGGGCTCTCGTTCAGGCACACCCTCATACTCCCCTATCTCCAACCAGTCGCCCTTCTCCCCTACACCATCGCCCTCGCCCTCTCCGCTCTTCGGCTTCCGCCCTGCCAATTTCAGCCCCATCACTGCTCCCGCCTCACTTACTCCACGCCGCCATCGCCAGCTAAGCGGCACGAAGATGGGCACGCCGGGCGCCGAGCGAGAGCGTCACCTGTCGGGGATTGTGCCCACTTTTCAGACCAACCTCACATTCACAGTCCCCATGAGCCCCAGCAAGAGGAAGCTCGACACCCACCCGCCTCCTCCGCTTCCTGCTGTCCAGGACTACCAGACCAAacctgagcagcagcagttggTGGGGTTAGGTGGAGGCATGGTGGGAGACTCAATCCTGGGCCACAACCCTGCCGCCTTTAGAGTCCTCTCCCCTCAGAGTCAACCTACAACGCCCTCCTCACTCTCCTTCCCCCGACCCCGTAGCGCCACCAGCAGGCCACCATCCTCAGCTGCCTCCACGCCTCCACCCATGCTGGTATCTCCCACTCCTCCCTCCCCGCTGCCGCAGGAACCCTCCCCACGCCGAAACGTGCCCCTCCGCGACTCCCCGGTCATCGTCCGTAACCCAGATGTCCCCCTGGCCAAGTTCACAGAGGGTCCGTTAGGacggagggagaggagcaggtccAGAGAGCACAGCCAGCCCCAACACTCAGCTCCACCCGGCCTGCAGGTCCCCATCCCCATCAACGGGGCCACCACCAACGGTGCAGTCCTCCTGCGCAACCCCACATCCACACTCGTCCTGGTCACATCCAGCTCG TCCCTGACTCCAGCCTCAGTGGGCCACGCCGCCCTGTCCAGCTCCTCTGCCCCCGGGTCGATGCCCACGTCATCAGGCTCAGTCCTGTCTTCCTCTGGTTCCGGTGGCagggagagggaaaggaaaCCCGAGGGACACCAGGACGCCTCTGGAGGGGCGCTGCCGCAGCCGGTAGCCTGTCACCCAACGCCAACAGCTCTGCTGCCGCTCATACTGCCAGCCGAGTCGCCTCACCCTGCTCCACGCAAGCAAATCATCATGGGACGTCCAGGGACTG TTTGGACCAACGTGGAGCCTCGGTCGGTGCCAGTGTTCCCTTGGCATTCACTCGTCCCTTTCCTGGAGcccagccaatcaggagcgGCTGCCCAGCCTGCTGATGGCCAACAGCTTGTCAATCAGAGCAAAG agCCTCGTTTCGGCGTGGCCCCGGTGAGCGACGGGCGGTCCGGCCCTCCAGACCTTGAGAGGGGCTCGCCGTCGTGCCCTCCCCCGACCAATGACAATCCTCCTGCAGATAGGGGCGGGGCTGACAGCGAGACAGAGAGCGATATAGATGACCC GTTTTCCCCGGGTGTGGCCAACGATCCGGCGCCCTCCACTGGCCCCATGAAGAGACGCACACAGTCCCTCAGCGCCCTGCCTAAGGACGGAGACAGGAAG AGGGAGAAGGACCACATCCGCCGTCCCATGAATGCATTCATGATCTTCAGTAAACGCCACCGCGCCCTGGTACACCAGCGACACCCCAACCAGGACAACCGGACAGTCAGCAAGATCCTGGGGGAGTGGTGGTACGCTCTGGGGCCCAACGAGAAGCAGCAGTACCACGATCTGGCCTTCCAG gTGAAAGAGGCCCACTTCAAAGCCCACCCAGACTGGAAGTGGTGCAACAAGGACCGCAGGAAGTCTCTGTCAGAGGGCCGTGGGACGCCAAAGGAGCCACGGGAGAGGAGCATGTCAGAGagcatag agCCCCATCCGGAGTCCCAGGTGCTCGAGGGGAAAGGAGGAGGCTCGGGCTGGCCGGGGGGATCAGAGCGTCAGGGGGGGCTGTTTGTAGGGCAGCATCCCCGTCCCCGAGCTTTCTCCCAGAGTGCCGTGCACACCCTGGAgcagagggagcgagagagagacctGGAGaag GAGGACGGGGCGAGCTTGTTTCGCCATCGGCCCCTGCCTCAGTCCCTGTACGAGGGCGGCGCCAGCGAAGACGTGACCAGCGACGAAGAGCGCATGGTCATCTGCGAGGAGGAGGGGGACGATGATGTGATGG AGGATTCCTGTCCTGAAGGCTCCATCGACCTCAAGTGCAAAGAGAGAGTGACGGACAGCGATGAGGACGAGCCAGACGGACAG CATGGCTTCCAGCCAGTGGctcgctcctcttcttctccctccatccctcattCCGACTCCACCTCAGCTAAAGGgaacggaggaggaggaggaggaggaggaggtggtgaagaGGGCtctgagaggaagagaaagagagctacggacggaggagaggaggggagcgAGGGAGGATCcaagagagaagaagcagaagcaggcggaggagaaggaggtggaggaggcgggcagggtgtctcctctctgtccatcaCGACATCCGGCACCCAAGCTCCCCTCATTGTGCCCCAGCAGGGCTTGACCCAGGTCCTCGGCGCCGTCCGCATGGCTCCCACTATGGTGACCAATGTGGTGCGACCCATCGCCAGCACGCCCATCCCCATCGCGAGTAAGCCCGTGGAAGGAGCCGTCACCCTCAGCTCCCTGCCCCAGGACAAGAAAGCCACTCTCCTGATTGGAGGAGGCGGACCTCAGCAGCTGCCAATCAGTGCAGGGG TCCAAACGCAGTCGCCCGTCTTGCAGAGCAAGATGTTGGTTCCCATGGCAACAGTGAGAACAGGGTCtactcctcctcatccttccaTCTCCCTGGTCGCTCCGCCTCTTCCTGTGCAGAACGGCCCCGCGACGGCAAACAAG ATCATCCAGATCGCTCCCATGCCCGTGGTCCAGACCAACGTTCACCCTAACGGCGCAGCGGCAGTGCACCCTGGGAGCCCCTTTCCTGTTTCCGTGGCAACGGTGATGCAGGCTCCCGGTGCCGCGCCCCCACAGACCGTTCTTCTGACCTCTCCACCCACCAG GATCACCTACGTCCAGTCTGGCCCAGGAGTTACCACGGCAACACCCCAACAGGCCGCACCCGCTCCAGGCCCTGCCTATCTCCCATCGTCTCTGGCAACCCTCGGCTTCACCGCCATCGCCCCGGCCGGGCAAACTCTGGTTCAGCCAATCGTCGGTCAACCGCCACTGCTAGCTCCAGCTCCGCCCctgagctgtcaatcacagaccCCCCCAGGTCAGGCCTCGGAAGCTGCTGGTCGCCAG GTACTAACTGCCATCTATCCTGCACCGACTGTCGCACTGGCTACCGGCGTGGTCTCTGTGACAACCGTGCCGCCCGCAGTGGCCGCCCCGGCCCAGGACATCATGAACCCTTCCTCTCCGATGGCGACAGGGGTGCAGGGTTCGGCGGCGGCGACCCCAGAGCCTAACGTGGCAGTGGAGGTGGAGCcaaaggtggaggtgaagagggAGAGCCAGCTGGACAGTCACGCCGAGGAAGGAGGATACGGGTTGTCGAGCTATACTCCCGCCTCCTCGTTGGCCACCTGTATGATTAATGCCATGGCAG TTAAAAAAGAGGAGGACGTCGGCCTGCATATCAAAGAAGAAAATCTGAGAGACGGACatgacagagagcgagagagagggatgagcaGTGAAAagaaggcagacagagaggaccACAGCATGGGCGACAGCAGCAAAGAG GCTGGACCTCgttcccctcctccaccaccctcAGGTTTGgacccccctccacctccccctgcGGAAAGAGACCCACCGACTTCCTCAAAGAAGACCAAGTTCCGACCACCACCACTCAAAAAGACACCCGACACTCTCGACAA GGTCTTGTCGGAGACGTACTTTGAGGAGCGTTTTGCTGAGCTTCCAGAGTTTAACCCAGAGGAGGTCCTGCCTTCGCCCACTCTGCAGAGTCTGGCCACCTCACCGAGAGCCATCCTGGGAAGCTACCGCAGGAAGAGACGCAACTCCACGG AGCTGGAGCTGACAGCAGAAGACCCCAGCTCCCCGAGGAGGAAGACCCGTCGTCtctccagctgcagctcagagccCAACACCCCCAAGAGCGCCGCCAAGTGTGAGGGAGACATCTTCACCTTCGAGAGAGCAG GTACAGAAGGAGAGGATCTTCTTGGAGATCTGGACCGGGTTCCCTACTCGTCTCTGCGTAGAACTCTGGATCAGCGCCGCGCCCTGGTCATGCAGCTGTTTCAGGATCACGGCTTCTTTCCCTCAG cTCAGGCCACTGCTGCTTTCCAGGCACGCTACTCGGACACCTTCCCCACCAAGGTGTGCCTGCAGCTGAAGATCCGCGAAGTCCGACAGAAGATCATGCAGACGGCCACGCCCGGAGCCCTCGAGCTCGGAGGCTCAGTTGAAGGCAGCGGCGCCCCGTCCCACAGCTCCTCTTTCAATCAATCAGCCCGGGAGGACGGAGGggcggagcagcagcagcagcccggAGACAAAGGCCGGAGGAGCCCCGAGGAGCCGAAAAGCGAAGGATCCTAA